In Salmo salar chromosome ssa14, Ssal_v3.1, whole genome shotgun sequence, the sequence gaaaacaaggctccctaaattttatcagcatatcgaatgcacaAACCGGGCTGGCAAaatcctggatcattgttattctaacttccgtgaCGCATATAAAGCCCTTCcctgccctcctttcggaaaatctgaccacgactccattttgttgctcccagcctatagacagaaactaaaacaggaagtgcccatgctcaggtctgttcaacgctggtccgaccaatcggattccacgcttcaagattgcttcgatcacatggactgggatatgttccgcatagcgtcggacaaacattgatgaatacgctgattcggtgagtgagtttattagcaagtgcatcggtgatgttgtacccacagcgtctattaaaacatatcccaaccagcaactgtggattgatggcagcattcgcgcaaaactgaaagagcgaaccactgcttttaatcagggcaaggaccatacctacctgacaccctagacccactccaattttcttaccgccccaataggtccacagacgacgcaatcacactgcacactgccctaacccatctggacaagaggaatacctatgtaagaatgttgttcatcgactacagctcagcatttaacaccatagtaccctccaaacttgtcattaagctcgagaccctggatcttgaccccgccctgtgcaactgggtcctggacttcctgacgggccgcccccaggtggtaagggtaggtaacaacatctccaccccgctggtcctcaacactggggccccacaagggagcgttctcagccctctcctgtactccctgttcacccatgactgcatggccatgtacgcctccaactcaatcatcaaatttgcagacgacactacagtggtaggcttgattaccaacaacgacgagacagcctacagggaggaggttagggccctcggagtgtggtgtcaggaaaataacttcacactcaatgtcaacaaaacatagGAGATgaccgtggacttcaggaaacagcaaggggagcacatcgacgggacagttgtggagaaggtggaaagttttaagttcctcggcatacacatcacggacaaactgaaatggtccacccacacagacaccgtggtgaagaaggcgcagcagcgcctcttcaacctcaggaggctgaagaaattcggcttgtcaccaaaaacactcacaaacttttacagatgcacaatcgagagcatcctgtcgggctgtatcaccgcctggtacggcaaatgctccgcccacaaccgtaaggctctccagagggtagtgaggtctgcacaacgcatcaccgggggcaaactacctaccctccaggacacctacaccacccgatgtcacaggaaggccaaaaagatcatcaaggacaacaaccacccgagccactgcctgttcaccccgctatcatccagaaggggaggtcagtacaggtgcatcaaagaggGGTacgagaaactgaaaaacagcttctatctcaaggccatcagactgttaaacagccatcattaacattgagtggctgctgccaacataccgaCTCatatctagccactttaataatgaaaaatggatgtaatacatgtatcactagccactttaaacaatgccactttatataatgtttacataccctacattactcatctcatatgtatatactgtactctataccatcttgcctatgccgttcggccatcgctcagtcatatttttatgtacatattcttattcattcctttacacttgtgtgtgtataaggtagttgttgtgaaattgttagatattactgcatggtcggaactagaagcacaagcattttgctacactcgcattaacatctttgatttgaattcacgttagttaacaattcaaccaaatgtaaataacATAACGTTGAACTGCCGTCTGTGCCCTGTGAGATATTATTTGGTGTGGTTGCACAGCCCTATCAGAACTGTGCTATGTTAAAATATTGCCCCTTGAAGGCATAACAAACTGATTACACCAAAGTTATTTGGGTCTGTAAGCACTTGTAAGGTGAAAACCAACTCAATTGAATTAATTTGTGAATGCTCATATTTGATTTTTaccgatttttatttattttttaatttttatttatatatatatatatatatataattttttattatttttatttatttatttatatatatatatatatatatatatatatatttttttttgttggtacgTTCTATCTGGCTCGCCAAATTCATTTTGTTTCTCTTATGCTGCCTCTGATTAAATACTATTATTTAGAGTTGGCAAGCAGTAATATCAACTGAGTAGGAATTTGCCCGTTGTTGGGCCTGATTCACTTGTTCATGGTGTTCATATGCAAATACAGTGCAGTAGCCAGTAAACTGGCATGCTCATTGATGTTCTCTGTGGTTCGTAATGCACCATTAACCAATGTAAAATGGTCAATCTCCCCTATTCTACCACAGGTGATCTTCCTTCATGGTTTGGGTGACTCAGGGTGAGTTTTCTGTCTGAAGCCCGTTGCATGCTTCCCAGTCAACAGTTTGCATGTATTAAAACAACATTTTGAGACGTTTTGGTGTTCGGCAGGTTTTTTTCCGGCTGTTCATGCAcacatcttttttttttcttcttgagGCAAGTCGAAGTTCGGTAGCCGAAGTCTGCGCCCCTTTGTCAGGGATTGATCAACAGTACTACTCCTAGTAGGATTAGGTACTATGGACGGGATTCTTCAATTAAAGTGTTtcttgtcattcaacgagagacgactagtttcatgcaaatgttttcacttgagaaatactgcaccaaacatgttagttagatgtaaaattgcgcgactaagaCATCCTCttcaaaaatgtcaatttattacaGTTTTCAtgatttatcttagattaattcagactattttgaggaagtgtgcaCCTTCATATATACGGTCATTGTTGTATAATGACTTGTTTTACGGCGTCTCAAGAGGGAcaaatggtaaaaaaaataataataattgtttttCAAGCGAcagtcttttaagggagtatgcgaggcaCAGACGTTCACTTCGCCTAGCCAAGTTCTGCTATGAGGAAACTGAACCTAGTATGAGGGCGCCTTTATACTCTGTATAAATCGTTCTGTCTTATAGCCTAATCTGTATAGAGTACAACGTTCTCTCTCTGACTTGCTCTTTTTCTTCCTGTTGTCAGGCATAGCTGGGCAGATGCCATGACGGCTATCCGACTGCCACATGTAAAGTATATCTGCCCCCACGCGTAAGTCTGTAGGATTATCTCACATTTTCTGACAAGTTTATTTCTCTGCTTAAGTGCCTCTGTCTCAATTTCCAGAGTAGGATGTAATCAGAGAGTTGAATCTTCTATTTGGTAGTGTCTCATCTCTGATCTTTCTATACAACCACTTTGTATTCCTCCACCCATGTGTACTCACATTGATTCACTTGTTTGTCCGCAGACCCAGAATCCCCGTCACTCTCAATATGAAGATGACCATGCCCTCATGGTGAGTTATATGTTTGCACTGATCTGAAAAATATGTCATTGGCCAATGGCTTGACTCTAACCTACACTTCAGTGGAAAAGAGATTTCCTTTGGGTAAGAGATTTGTCGAACGAGGAATTCCTTCAAAGACGGATTCACACACTATCAGGATACCAGGGGCACATAAGATATACAgtaagctccaaaagtattgggacagtgacatatTGACGGTTGAAGtgtagactgtcagctttaatctcAGGGAATTTGagcttttggtcccctaaaatgtacaaaaagtgctataatttctaaacggttcatctGATAtggtctgcactttaacctcatcgACATTGAATCATTTCAAACCCAAAGTGcttgagtacagagccaaaacaacaaaacatttcactgtgccAGTACTTTTGGAGTTCACTGTATGAGATGTGTATTCAATTGACTGACCATGGATCTGTAGGTTTGACCTGATGGGTCTCAGCCCAGATTCTCCAGAGGACGAGGCTGGCATCAAGAGGGCAGCGGAGAACAGTAAGTCATTCAGTGTGACAccagtactatatatatatatatatatatatcattgtagATGCATATAGATATCATACCAAGCTCTATTCACACAACCATGTTAGCGAAAGCACAGTGTGCATCATTACTAGACATTATCagccccactatatactgtatatgttcaaTTTCCGTTTTCATTCTTTTCCACAGTCAAGGCCATAATCGACCATGAGGCAAAGAATGGGATACCCGCCAATCGTGTGCTCCTTGGAGGGTTCTCTCAGGTAAGCGTCAATGTGAATTGCTACGGAGGTGTTGTGCAAATGAAGTCCTCTTTTTTTGGAGTTCCTGATtatcagtgattttttttttctcttctcaaCATTGCTGTTTAAACTGTGTTAACCATGTGAACATTATAGGTCAAAACACATTCTACCCCTATTTCCCTCTATTGTTCCGTCTCCCAGGGTGGGGCTCTGTCCTTGTATACCGCTCTCACCTGTCAGCAGCAATTGGCGGGCGTGGTCGCTCTCAGTTGCTGGTTACCGCTTCACAAGAGTTTCCCACAGGTACAGTTACACAGCTTACTTGTTTGTCCAAAATGCACGGTACTCTCCGGCCCCTGAACATTCCACAGAGCTGTTTCTTTTATTACTGGGCTGGATTCCAAACTGGAAAATGTACTCTCCGTTGGTCTTGATGATTTTGCTGTGTAGATATGAATGAACTGGATATGTGATTTGGTGTTAGAACCTGGTCTTGGTCTTCACCTATTGTATTAATTGGATGTAATGGTCTGTTGTTCCCATTAGGCGGCGAGCGCCAGTGGGAACAGAGACATGCCCATACTGCAATGTCATGGGGAGATGGACCCCATGATCCCAGTGCAGTTTGGGGCCATGACGGCCGAGAAGCTCAAGGTCATCGTCAACCCTCAGAAAATTACCTTCCGGACCTACCCGGGACTTGTGCACAGCTCCTGTCCTCAGGTAAAAGGGGATGTTGGTTGTAACATGCATGAGTATCGATGTTCTATGTGTGCTAATGGTTTTCTATGAGTATCAATGTTGTTTTATGTGTGCTAATGGTTTTCTATGAGTATCAATGTTGTTTTATGTGTGCTAATGGTTTTATATGAGTATcaatgttgttctgtgtgtgctAATGGTTTTCTATGAGTATcaatgttgttctgtgtgtgctAATGGTTTTCTATGAGTATCGGTGTGGAAGTATTCATGGTGTTCGGTTTCTTATAAGCCTCTTTATTTTGATTTTGCAGGAGATGGCAGCAGTGAAGGAATTCATTGAGAAGCAGTTGCCCCGAATCTGACCTCGCCTCAACCCCACTGTGACCCTTAGACACTGACTTCTCACCTCTGACCTGCCATTCTCCCACTGGAAACAGCCATGAGCACTGCCCCCtccccatacatacatacacagtaaCACTTAATTTcacatatcatcatcatcatatgcACATAATACATTCAATAAAAATCCAACCAACGCACATCATACTGGACGCACCATTTATAAACGCACATTTGTTAACACACTGAAGTGCACACTCAAGTCTTACTTTTTTGAGCGAgaatcactcactcacacagtacATTCCCCTGGGATTCTTTTCTCTCTTATCCAACCCGCCATtgtcccctctttctttctctcaatctctctctcctttcacaaCCTCCACTCCTGTTTCCCTCCTAtgctgtgtgtcagtcagtcagtcagtcagtgaagcAGTTAGTATGCAGGTGGCCCTGTTGCTAGATGCCACCTGGTGTCAGAGAGCCTGGCTCAGGTTCAGCAGCCTGTGGTTCTGGTCCTCAGGCCCCGAGGTCTGGTGCCGCCTGGAGTGACTCTGGTGCCGTCTGGAGTGACTCTGGTGCCACACTGCTCTGCATGCTGTTCCCAACGGGTTCACGGCCACTGGTGGGGTTGTGGTCACACCCCAGCTACCCATGGGTTCCCGTTACTCCTGGGTGCCCCTACTTGTGCTGATTCAAATATCTgacattattaaaaaaaaaataaaggaaataaaGGAAACCTATGGATCATTACTTTTGCCACCATCTTCTGTTCTTTACCACAATTTAGGGCTATTGATGATGTGGATAAAGTGTACATTTTATGATTTATTTGGTTTGACATGAATGGGAATGataacaaaaataaatgtataaaatcAGACATTATTTCCATTGCATGTCCAAAATGACGTGGCAGGATTTCATAAAAATGTATTGACTGATAAAGATTAAAATATTGAATTTCATACACCTTAGGGCTTAAAAAAATCCTAGAAATTATTTTAGCTGCTTGTTCGTTTATTGCACGAAATAAATAGTCAGCAAAGCTAAACCTAGATTGGTAATGTCTCACACCAGATGGAACCAGACCAGGACATAAAGTGTAGTAGACAGAACTTGACTCATTTGACTGCAACTCTTCCTAGCCGTTCCCTCTCAGCATCTAGCATTTGACCAGTGAGCCAAGTTCCATTCCATCCATGTGTCCAGCACAAATCAGTTTCAGCTCTCACGCTGACAGGTCATTTTTACTGTCGAGCAAAACTATTTACTCATTTGACAACTTACTGGCACCCACTAGTAAAGTGTGAAAAGGTCCTAGTTACATTTTAAAATGGGTATACACTGGGAAGGCTTTGATAGAAAAAAGCTGTTCCTTTTAATTGAagggtgatttttttttaaagcattaaTCTTGAACAACTTGTGGCGCTTGGGTGTATGACTAACTCTGAGTTAGTTTGCTATAATAAGGTGTTCTGTATTTTCCTTTTGTCAATGTTTTCTCTGTATGATGACCTATTCTGTGTTACTGAAACCTAATTTAAAAGGGTAGACATTGGAGAATAAAAAATCTCTATTGATTGTTCCGCTATTTAATGAATGTCTCTTACTCCCTAATTTGTCTGTTATTACATGTTTCCCCATGTTATCTTCCTTGACCCAACACATCTGTTGTTACTTTTCACTTGTACTAGTGGGCTACCTTTTGTATTCTTTTCTCTGTTACTTTCTCTTGTCTTCCATCCCTTTTCGCCTTCTAGTCCCATCCTGTCACCTAATTCCATGTGGGACAAGGTTGGATAAAGTGTCTCATATGTTCTCCTGAGTTGGACTTTGTAATTGTTTGAATTTTTACGGTTGTGACTCATTTTGATTTGTCATTTTGTCTCAATGCGTTTGGTCACTTTGTCATCTCATCTTTGTGTCTTTTTAATTTGACTGGCTAAAACATGTTGAGCGACTGTTTGTCCCTCAGGTTATTTTATTTTTCCAAGACACCTGTATGTGTGGAATAAATGATGCAAATAACAACAGTGCATTTGAGTTGAGCTTTTTTGTTGTGGAATGGTTATGGTAGTAATATTTCTGGTCTGTGAACTGCACATCACATCGTTCAAGAAATTAGGGACAGCCAAAGCGTGCATGTGCACGTCTCTTGTGCAGACTTCTGCAGTGCagaccatagagaatgatagaggcctctagtggcccaAAGggtgttttagcatgggcagcgccattgagggcttccaccatgctTCTGCCCTTTTTTAAAGTAGCCAACTGGATGGGAATTCCTATGGGTtgtagcctcaatggcgctgcccatgctatcACAGACGCTGTAATGACACCGATATAAAGTTGAGTCCTAAAAAATGTATCTATTTGGGTAGTTAAGTGGTCGTTAACACGCTAAATGAACAGAACAAGCTATATAACATAAATATTTCAGGGAATGAAATGATCGAGTCTGTTTGAAAGGAGTCTGTCACTTAAGTGTAGCCTAATGACATGCATGAATTGTTCTACTACCTTAACGGCTTCAGAAAGGTTAACTTAATGTTTCTTAAGACATTTAGCTATATAATAGTTTGTTTTTTTTGCCTTTGAGTTGTGTTTCAGAAAGTTAACAAAAGTCGGCCTGTCCCCAAGAGGAGTGAGGTGAGTTCAGAAACTCAGGAAATGGCATCTGTTTGCAGCACGGCATTGTCGACCATTGTCTTATAGTTCATCACATTTCACAAGCCTATTTTCGTGAAAAAAGGCACATATAGTTAACCACTGCCTGCAAATCTCTCAAAATATAATATGTAGGCTAGGAGATTGCATCTGTGGTAGGCTTTCTTGCCACCGATGCAATTGTTAGGACTTTTTCCAGACATGGGGGTGCTTATTACATTCGATAATGCGAAGCACAAATTCACAGATAAGCTATAATGATGTGAGGGGAATGACAAAAGAAACAGAACACATTTATTAATGGTGTCTTTATTGGGTTATAGGCAAACAGTAATTTGACAAAAATGGTAAATAGGATCCAGGCACATGAGTGTGTAGCAAAAGCACAAAGAATGGCTGTGGGGTCTCCTGTACAATATTCAACTTCCCCTACTGTTTCCTTCGATGACCCTATTTGGGTAGAGAGAGCAGTGGCGGAAGAGGATGACTCACTTGACTGGATACAATTGTTACAGGAAATGGGGCTAGATAACTTGTCTAGCATACCATGAGATAGATAACTTGTCTAGCTGAAAGCATAGGCAGAGTTTAAAAGAGTATATAAGGAGATAGAATTCAATGGGAGAGTGTGACCAGATTTTAGAGACAGAGCTACTGCACTGCACGGCTAGCGAATTCTCTTAGAGCACCAATTGGAATCTTATTACGCTATACACGGAGATCTAAATAAGTGTAACTAGaactggtggtcccagcgcgcacgacccacgtggagttccacgtctccggcagcctctggaactgccggtctgcggccaacaaggcagagttcatctcagcctatgctaccctccagtccctcgacttcttggcgctgacggaaacatggattaccacagaaaacactgcttctcctactgctctctcctcgtctgaccacgtgttctcgcataccccgagagcatctggtcagcggggtggtggcactggaatcctcatctctcccaagtggacattctctctttctcccctgacccatctgtcgatctcctcatttgaattccatgctgtcacagtcactagcccattcaaacttaacatccttatcatttatcgccctccaacactactcactctgcccctactcagatggtattgcgccgtcgcaaccttcgctctctctctcctgctactctctccactTCCATcatatcatctcttccctctgctcaaaccttctccaaccaatctcctgattctgcttcctcaaccctcctctcctccctttctgcatcctttgactctctatgtcccctatcctcccggccggctcgatcctcccctcctgctccgtggcttgacgactcattgcgagctcacagaacagggctccgggcagccgagcggaaatggaggaaaactagtctccctgcggacctggcatcttttcactccctcctctctacattttcttcctctgtttctgctgctaaagccactttctaccactctaaattccaagcatctgcctctaaccctaggaagctctttaccaccttctcctccctcctgaatcctcctccccctctctgcggatgacttcgtcaaccattttgaaaagaaggttgacgacattcgatcctcgtttgttaagtcaaacgacaccgctggtcctgctcacgttgccctaccctatgctttgacctctttctcccctctctctccagatgaaatcttgcgacttgtgacggccggccgcccaacaacctgcccgcttgaccctatcccctcctctcttctccagaccatttccagagaccttctcccctacctcacctcgctcatcaactcatccttgaccgctggctacgtcccttccgtcttcaagagagcgagagttgcaccccttctcaaaaaacctacattcgatccctccgatgtcaacaactacagaccagtatcccttctttcttttctctccaaaactcttgagcgtgccgtccttggccagctctcttgctatctctctcagaatgaccttcttgatccaaatcagtcaggtttcaagacaggccattcaactgagaccgctcttctctgtgtcgaggaggctctccgcactgctaaagctaactctctctcctctgctctcatccttctagacctatctgctgcctttgatactgtgaaccatcagatcctcctctccaccctctccgagttgggcatctccggcgtggctcactcttggattgcgtcctacctgacaggtcgctcctaccaggtggcgtggcgagaatccgtctccgcaccacgtgctctcaccactggtgtcccccagggctcagttctaggccctctcctattctcgctatacaccaagtcacttggctctgtcatatcctcacatggtctctcctatcattgctacgcagacgacacacaattaatcttctcctttcccccttctgataaccaggtggcgaatcgcatctctgcatgtctggcagacatatcagtgtggatgacggatcaccacctcaagctgaacctcggcaagacggagctgctcttcctcccggggaaggactgcccgttccatgatctcgccatcacggttgacaactccattgtgtcctcctcccaaatgctaagagccttggcgtgaccctggacaacaccctgtcgttctcagctaacatcaaggcggtgacccgatcctgtaggttcatgctctacaacattcgcagagtatgaccctgccttacacaggaagcggcgcaggtcctaatccaggcacttgtcatctcccgtctggattactgcaactcgctgctggcggggctccctgcctgtgccattaaacccttacaactcatccagaacgccgcagcccgtctggtgttcaaccttcccaagttctctcacgttaccccgctcctccgcacactccactggcttccagttgaagcttgcatctgctacaagaccatggtgcttgcctacggagct encodes:
- the lypa2 gene encoding acyl-protein thioesterase 2 isoform X3; amino-acid sequence: MTAIRLPHVKYICPHAPRIPVTLNMKMTMPSWFDLMGLSPDSPEDEAGIKRAAENIKAIIDHEAKNGIPANRVLLGGFSQGGALSLYTALTCQQQLAGVVALSCWLPLHKSFPQAASASGNRDMPILQCHGEMDPMIPVQFGAMTAEKLKVIVNPQKITFRTYPGLVHSSCPQEMAAVKEFIEKQLPRI
- the lypa2 gene encoding acyl-protein thioesterase 2 isoform X1, translating into MISLKHPLQCMCGNNMSLPLLAEAVTVSGTEKETAAVIFLHGLGDSGHSWADAMTAIRLPHVKYICPHAPRIPVTLNMKMTMPSWFDLMGLSPDSPEDEAGIKRAAENIKAIIDHEAKNGIPANRVLLGGFSQGGALSLYTALTCQQQLAGVVALSCWLPLHKSFPQAASASGNRDMPILQCHGEMDPMIPVQFGAMTAEKLKVIVNPQKITFRTYPGLVHSSCPQEMAAVKEFIEKQLPRI
- the lypa2 gene encoding Acyl-protein thioesterase 2, whose protein sequence is MCGNNMSLPLLAEAVTVSGTEKETAAVIFLHGLGDSGHSWADAMTAIRLPHVKYICPHAPRIPVTLNMKMTMPSWFDLMGLSPDSPEDEAGIKRAAENIKAIIDHEAKNGIPANRVLLGGFSQGGALSLYTALTCQQQLAGVVALSCWLPLHKSFPQAASASGNRDMPILQCHGEMDPMIPVQFGAMTAEKLKVIVNPQKITFRTYPGLVHSSCPQEMAAVKEFIEKQLPRI